The Hyperolius riggenbachi isolate aHypRig1 chromosome 3, aHypRig1.pri, whole genome shotgun sequence genome window below encodes:
- the LOC137561917 gene encoding olfactory receptor 1468-like, which translates to MSYDRYVAICSPLHYASTMNQALCLKLVLASWLISSIIPLIITFGVRQLQFCGPNTIDHFFCDLNSLVKLSCSDVTTVQMEITFLSIPVVIIPFIVIVLSYTRILLTILKISSLSGRQKAFSTCSSHLTIVSIFYGTLFGMYVLPNEGLSQTMNKAMSMLYTVLTPFLNPFIYSLRNKDIKEAMRKNTVKLKSHL; encoded by the coding sequence ATGTCCTACGATCGCTATGTGGCCATATGTTCTCCATTGCACTACGCCTCAACTATGAACCAAGCGCTATGCCTCAAATTAGTTTTGGCTTCTTGGTTAATAAGCTCCATAATACCGTTAATAATCACATTCGGTGTACGCCAGCTACAATTCTGTGGACCGAACACTATCGACCATTTCTTCTGTGATTTGAACTCGCTGGTTAAGCTTTCTTGTTCAGATGTGACAACGGTTCAGATGGAAATCACCTTTCTCAGCATTCCTGTTGTAATCATACCATTTATTGTGATTGTGCTTTCATACACTCGAATTCTTTTAACAATATTGAAGATCTCCTCCTTGTCCGGAAGACAGAaagccttttccacctgcagctcCCACCTGACCATTGTGTCTATATTTTACGGAACTCTCTTTGGCATGTACGTTCTTCCAAACGAAGGCCTATCCCAGACGATGAACAAGGCGATGTCTATGTTGTACACGGTCCTCACACCATTTTTGAACCCTTTCATATACAGCCTGAGGAATAAAGACATCAAGGAGGCCATGCGGAAAAATACAGTTAAATTAAAATCTCATTTGTGA